A stretch of the Notolabrus celidotus isolate fNotCel1 chromosome 3, fNotCel1.pri, whole genome shotgun sequence genome encodes the following:
- the nsun3 gene encoding tRNA (cytosine(34)-C(5))-methyltransferase, mitochondrial isoform X1, with amino-acid sequence MVSALTPRRDVEPELKKLKVECTSPRRVICFKLQKLSRTLSWWLWSCNVHCHTASKDVLLLHEQKGTSNHQVTKRRKKARPSCPSVLNHFDKQYSEELGDLWASARAVLLDPHSWQYGVMLNRFSAATDITQILQSQGFSSLLLQTDIPKLLSSGSSAVSNSKYEAGNNSHCVSECPPDDSPSHTLTQDLQSEPSLQCYIHPYPLRFPSQAHRPGHLKQYYLLNAASLLPVLALQVRDGEKVLDLCSAPGGKAVAMMQCATPALLCCNEPDAHRRAWLSRTIESFLPLSLNTRVIVSAQDGRSCGQSEAGIYDKVLVDAPCSNDRSWLYSSSSQQGEQRLKERDRLPALQAQLLRSALLAVRPGGIVVYSTCTLSSSENYAVVKSVLNDCPEAEPEDLWEEIALPLSKYFTFSPAHPDHGQTLQKPSLQPLDSTVSSYHHRLGILVVPQTGKTWGPMFLSRIRRKK; translated from the exons atggtctcagcACTGACGCCGCGTCGTGATGTGGAACCGGAACTGAAGAAACTCAAAGTTGAG TGTACCAGTCCGCGGCGGgttatttgttttaaacttcAGAAGCTCAGTCGGACACTGTCATGGTGGCTGTGGTCGTGTAACGTTCACTGTCACACAGCCTCCAAGGATGTTTTACTACTCCACGAGCAAAAAGGAACCTCCAATCACcag GTGACAAAAAGGCGCAAAAAAGCAAGACCTTCATGTCCATCAGTCCTGAACCACTTTGACAAACAGTACAGTGAGGAACTCGGTGACCTGTGGGCGTCTGCAAG AGCGGTGCTCCTGGACCCTCACTCTTGGCAGTATGGAGTCATGCTCAACCGCTTCAGCGCTGCAACGGACATCACACAGATTCTCCAGTCACAGGGTTTCTCCTCATTGCTGCTGCAAACGGACATCCCTAAGTTGCTTTCCAGTGGCTCTTCAGCGGTGTCAAATTCAAAATACGAAGCAGGAAACAACTCTCACTGTGTCTCCGAGTGCCCTCCTGATGACAGCCCCTCTCATACGCTCACTCAGGACCTTCAATCAGAGCCTTCTTTACAATGTTACATCCACCCGTATCCACTGCGGTTCCCCTCTCAGGCACACAGGCCTGGCCATCTGAAGCAGTACTACCTCCTGAATGCCGCCTCCTTGCTCCCAGTGCTCGCTCTGCAAGTCAGAGATGGGGAGAAGGTTTTGGATCTTTGTTCTGCTCCTGGAGGGAAAGCTGTAGCCATGATGCAGTGTGCCACCCCAG CACTTCTTTGCTGTAATGAACCGGACGCTCACAGACGGGCCTGGCTGAGCAGGACCATAGAGTCCTTTCTGCCTCTCTCACTGAACACCAGAGTGATCGTGTCAGCACAGGACGGACGCTCTTGTGGCCAAAGTGAAGCAGGAATATATGACAAA GTGTTAGTCGATGCTCCCTGCTCTAATGACAGGAGCTGGTTGTATTCTAGcagcagccagcagggggagcagcGACTAAAGGAAAGAGACAGGCTGCCTGCGCTCCAGGCTCAGCTGCTTCG GTCTGCACTGTTAGCGGTGCGTCCAGGCGGCATTGTGGTCTACTCCACCTGCACCCTGTCCAGCTCAGAGAACTACGCGGTGGTTAAGTCGGTGCTGAATGATTGTCCGGAGGCTGAACCTGAAGACCTCTGGGAGGAGATTGCCCTTCCTTTATCAAAATACTTTACATttagtcctgctcaccctgatCATGGACAGACACTTCAAAAGCCCTCCCTGCAGCCGCTCGACAGTACTGTGTCCTCTTATCATCACAGGCTCGGCATTTTAGTGGTGCCTCAGACCGGCAAGACCTGGGGACCCATGTTTTTGTCTCGgattagaagaaaaaaatag
- the nsun3 gene encoding tRNA (cytosine(34)-C(5))-methyltransferase, mitochondrial isoform X2 has translation MVSALTPRRDVEPELKKLKVEKLSRTLSWWLWSCNVHCHTASKDVLLLHEQKGTSNHQVTKRRKKARPSCPSVLNHFDKQYSEELGDLWASARAVLLDPHSWQYGVMLNRFSAATDITQILQSQGFSSLLLQTDIPKLLSSGSSAVSNSKYEAGNNSHCVSECPPDDSPSHTLTQDLQSEPSLQCYIHPYPLRFPSQAHRPGHLKQYYLLNAASLLPVLALQVRDGEKVLDLCSAPGGKAVAMMQCATPALLCCNEPDAHRRAWLSRTIESFLPLSLNTRVIVSAQDGRSCGQSEAGIYDKVLVDAPCSNDRSWLYSSSSQQGEQRLKERDRLPALQAQLLRSALLAVRPGGIVVYSTCTLSSSENYAVVKSVLNDCPEAEPEDLWEEIALPLSKYFTFSPAHPDHGQTLQKPSLQPLDSTVSSYHHRLGILVVPQTGKTWGPMFLSRIRRKK, from the exons atggtctcagcACTGACGCCGCGTCGTGATGTGGAACCGGAACTGAAGAAACTCAAAGTTGAG AAGCTCAGTCGGACACTGTCATGGTGGCTGTGGTCGTGTAACGTTCACTGTCACACAGCCTCCAAGGATGTTTTACTACTCCACGAGCAAAAAGGAACCTCCAATCACcag GTGACAAAAAGGCGCAAAAAAGCAAGACCTTCATGTCCATCAGTCCTGAACCACTTTGACAAACAGTACAGTGAGGAACTCGGTGACCTGTGGGCGTCTGCAAG AGCGGTGCTCCTGGACCCTCACTCTTGGCAGTATGGAGTCATGCTCAACCGCTTCAGCGCTGCAACGGACATCACACAGATTCTCCAGTCACAGGGTTTCTCCTCATTGCTGCTGCAAACGGACATCCCTAAGTTGCTTTCCAGTGGCTCTTCAGCGGTGTCAAATTCAAAATACGAAGCAGGAAACAACTCTCACTGTGTCTCCGAGTGCCCTCCTGATGACAGCCCCTCTCATACGCTCACTCAGGACCTTCAATCAGAGCCTTCTTTACAATGTTACATCCACCCGTATCCACTGCGGTTCCCCTCTCAGGCACACAGGCCTGGCCATCTGAAGCAGTACTACCTCCTGAATGCCGCCTCCTTGCTCCCAGTGCTCGCTCTGCAAGTCAGAGATGGGGAGAAGGTTTTGGATCTTTGTTCTGCTCCTGGAGGGAAAGCTGTAGCCATGATGCAGTGTGCCACCCCAG CACTTCTTTGCTGTAATGAACCGGACGCTCACAGACGGGCCTGGCTGAGCAGGACCATAGAGTCCTTTCTGCCTCTCTCACTGAACACCAGAGTGATCGTGTCAGCACAGGACGGACGCTCTTGTGGCCAAAGTGAAGCAGGAATATATGACAAA GTGTTAGTCGATGCTCCCTGCTCTAATGACAGGAGCTGGTTGTATTCTAGcagcagccagcagggggagcagcGACTAAAGGAAAGAGACAGGCTGCCTGCGCTCCAGGCTCAGCTGCTTCG GTCTGCACTGTTAGCGGTGCGTCCAGGCGGCATTGTGGTCTACTCCACCTGCACCCTGTCCAGCTCAGAGAACTACGCGGTGGTTAAGTCGGTGCTGAATGATTGTCCGGAGGCTGAACCTGAAGACCTCTGGGAGGAGATTGCCCTTCCTTTATCAAAATACTTTACATttagtcctgctcaccctgatCATGGACAGACACTTCAAAAGCCCTCCCTGCAGCCGCTCGACAGTACTGTGTCCTCTTATCATCACAGGCTCGGCATTTTAGTGGTGCCTCAGACCGGCAAGACCTGGGGACCCATGTTTTTGTCTCGgattagaagaaaaaaatag
- the LOC117810842 gene encoding ATP synthase F(0) complex subunit C3, mitochondrial-like, with protein MYACAKFVSTPSLVRAGSRVLYRPLSAAVVSDARKAETASLLAPQSLVASQQQVALRAFQTSAVSRDIDTAAKFIGAGAATVGVAGSGAGIGTVFGSLIIGYARNPSLKQQLFSYAILGFALSEAMGLFCLMVAFLILFAM; from the exons ATGTATGCCTGTGCTAAGTTCGTCTCCACGCCCTCTCTG GTCCGTGCTGGATCTAGGGTTCTGTACAGACCACTCTCCGCAGCTGTAGTCTCAGATGCCAGGAAAGCAGAG ACTGCCTCTCTCCTGGCACCACAGAGTCTTGTAGCCTCCCAGCAGCAGGTGGCGCTGAGGGCATTCCAGACCAGCGCCGTGAGCCGTGACATCGACACCGCTGCGAAGTTCATCGGAGCGGGAGCTGCCACAGTGGGAGTGGCCGGATCCGGAGCTGGAATCGGAACCGTGTTCGGTAGCCTTATTATCGGATATGCAAG GAACCCCTCTCTGAAGCAGCAGCTGTTCTCCTATGCCATCCTGGGCTTTGCTCTGTCTGAAGCTATGGGTCTTTTCTGTCTGATGGTTGCATTCCTTATCCTGTTTGCCATGTAA